The Bacillus sp. B-jedd sequence AATCAAAGAACAGCGCATCATCGAAAACGCAAATATCTTTGACTTTGAATTGACACAGGAAGGCATGGAGAAAATCAGCGGACTGAACGAAGACCGCCGCGTCGGACCGGATCCAGACAACTTCGACTTCTAAGGTTTCAAAAAATACATCGTGTCTGGCACACAAAGTGACTAAGTCTTCACCATAGGTGCCAACCACCATCTATTTTACGTCCAATTGCAAAATGCCTGGCATCCTTAAGGAACGAAGTGTTTCTTACAGGGCTGCCAGGCATTTATTTATATACAAATTTTACACTGTGCCAGCCATCTATAGAGCCAAAAGGGTTGCCAGGCCCTTTTTATAAAATCAATGGCGGCCAATCATCCAAGCGCCCAGACAGAAACGCTGCCGCCATTTACAGGGAAAGAGGCCCAGCCGTCTTCTTCAATGACAACTTCATCGCTATGGTTGCCGGTGATATCTTTCCATGTTTCGCCTGCCCGCACCTCGCCGGCGAACATTCTCTTTTCTCCGTCATCACCATTTGAAATGACGACAGCGCAGCCGGAACCTTCGAATTCCTCCAGCCCTTTCCGCACCCAGCCAATCGTATTCGGATGGTCGAAATAATCGTCTTGTTCTCCATAGGCAAGTTTTTTACGCGAGTACAAGAGGGGATCAATCGACTCTTTTTTGCCCTCACATGGCTCTGGGCCGTCAATGCCATAGTAGTCTCCATAGAATACACAAGGATATCCATCTTTCCTTAGCAAAATCAACGCATACGCACTCTGCTTGAACCAGTCTGCCACCCACGATTCAAGTGCTTCATGGGGCTGGGAGTCATGGTTGTCGACAAACGTAACAGCATGGCTGCCGTGCGACTGGACAAGCGTATCGTCAAAGATTCCCGATAAATCGAAATCCCGGCCTTCGAGCGAGGCTGCGTGGAATTTATAATGCAGGGCGACGTCGAACAAATCAATATTATAGTCAACCAGGTCAAGATATTCCTGACTTTTGTCCAGCTCGGGTTTCCAAAACTCGCCGACGAAATAAAAATCCTCGCCGCGATGCTCGTTCATCGCATGAACGAAGTCGTTAATAAAATTGTGATTTATATGCTTGATTGCATCGAGTCGGTAGCCATCGCAGTTGGTGGTGTCAGCAAGCCACTTGCCCCAGTTGATCATTTCTTCCCTGACATCGGGATGGTCATAATCATAATTGGCGAACATGAGATAATCGTAATTTCCGAATTCGTCATCAACATGGTCGCTCCACGATTTATGTTCGCCGAGAATCCGAAAGATGCCGGTTCTTCCTGTTTTTTCATCAAAATCAGTACCATTGAAATGGGTATAATTCCATTTGAAAGAAGAATATTGGTCGGCTCGTCCCTGGAAGTCAAAGCGTGTCCACCCATGTATTTCGAATGGCTCCGAAATGACTTCGTTCCGATCCATTCCATCGACTTCGACAACCTCGAATTTTTCCATCGCATCCGCGCCAGCCTTGTGATTCATCACTACATCTATATATACTTTCAGCCCGTTCTCGTGGCAAGCGGAAATGGCCTCGAGAAGCTGGTCTTTCGTTCCGTACTTTGTTTCTACGCTGCCTTTCTGATCGAATTCACCTAAATCATAAAGGTCATAGGGGGCATATCCCGTGTCCTCGCGGGTAATTGCTTTTGTAACGGGAGGCACCCAAATCGAATCTATTCCAATCTCCTTCAGTTCAGGAGCCATTTCCTTGAGGCGTTTCCAATGGGTCCCGTCTGCAGGCAAATGCCACTCGAAAAATTGCATCATTGTCCTATTTTCATTCATCGGTTTTTTCCTTCCTCTTCGCAAAATCAATCCTGAATGCTATAAGATTTAGTTTATTTACCCATTAAGCTTCGAGGTTAACCAACGCCATTCTACAAATTTCCTTTCTATAAAGAGCCTTTACTAATATTTTTATTAAAAGGCACTGTTATCTAGATTGTTGATTTCCACTCCGGGGACATGCTTTCCGCGGGGCGGACCGTGGAGCCTCCTCGGCGTCCTAGACGCCTGTGGGGTCTCCACGTGCCGCTTCATCCCGCCGGAGTCAGTCCCCTCTGTTCCACTCCGGGGACATGCTTTCCGCGGGGCGGACCGTGGAGCCTCCTCGGCGTCCTAGACGCCTGTGGGGTCTCCACGTGCCGCTTCATCCCGCCGGAGTCAGTCCCCTCTGTTCCAATCAACTTCATTGAAAATCAAAACTCACCTTTAACTGAGCCTACAAAATCCAACAAAGTCTCCTTATTAATGTTTGTTTTTTTGCAAAGAAGGGTTTTAGGGTGTAGAGGAGTTTCTGCCCTGCTGCAGAATTTGGTTAGTGAGGGTACATAAGGAGGATGTAAAATGAACGGAGAAGTAGAATTGGTGCTGGATGCCAAGGCTGTCCTTGGCGAAGGGCCTTGCTGGGACGGGAAGAATGGGCTGTTATATTGGGTTGATATTGAAGGCAAGAAGCTACATCTCTACAAACCTTCAACCGGGGAGGATAGGGAAGTTGAGGTCGGCGAAATGATTGGAGCGGTGGTTCCAAGGGAAGCAGGCGGAGTCGTCGTAGTTCTTGAAAGCGGGTTTTATTTCTTGGATCCCGAGGATGGAAAACTCGAGCAAATCACCGACCCGGAAAGGGACTTGCCGGAAAACCGTTTCAATGATGGGAAATGCGACCCGGCAGGCAGGTTCTGGGCTGGTACACTGAATTTAAATGGGAACGAAAAACATGCGGCCTTGTATTGTCTTGATACAAATCTTAAAGTCACGAAAAAACTTTCCAATCTCAGCTTGTCAAACGGCCTCGCTTGGTCGCCGGATCATCGTTTTTTTTACTTGATCGACACACCGACAAAAAGAGTCACAAGATACCGGTACGATGTAGAAACCGGGGAAATCAGCGACCCGGAAGCTATCATTGAATTTTTAGAAGGGGAGGGTTTCCCGGACGGGATGACGATTGATGAAGAAGGAAATCTGTGGATCGCCCACTGGGGAGGCGGAAAGGTCACGAATTGGAACCCGAATACGGGCGACCTGTTGCAGACAATAGAGGTTCCTGCCATAAATGTAACTTCCTGCACCTTCGGGGGCGAGGAGTTGAAAGACCTCTACATCACCACCGCCCGAAATGGAATGGAGGAAACTGAACTGGCGCAATTTCCGCATGCCGGCGGCCTTTTTAAAGTACGTACCTCTGTAAAAGGCATGCGTGCTAATGAATTTAAAGGATAAAGTTCTAGTGCGTTCCTTCAAGCAAAATCAAGATTTGATGTAAAAACATAAAATATTCTGTATTCTCCCTGTTTACTTTTACCAAATTGAGGTAAGGAGAATGGTAGAGGCATATAATGTGAAAACATTATAGAAAAAGGGGGAAGGAATATGCCGGTTTGGGCAGCTGCAATTGGAGTTGCTATTTTGGTGTTGTTTGTTCTGGAAGAAGCGGCTAATTTTTTCTGGAAAAGATATGTGTACGGAAAGCCGGAAAGAGCGCCAATAACACAAAGATCACAAAGAACGCATAGAAGCCTGGCGCGCCTTGTTCCAAAACGAGTGAGGGAATCAGTCCTTGTTGAGCGATACATACTCGCTCCAAGCAGATGGACAGGGAGGCTCCTGATCAGGTTTTTAAAAAGAATCCGAGCTGACCGAGCCTATCAGTTTATTTCCGGTAAAGCAGCCAGAATGGCAGTTATGCTGAAAGCTTTTGCAAAAAAGGTTTTTACCCGTATTGTTTCATTCTTTAAGTTAGTTTTCGCCTATCCTATTAAAATTTCCAAGGCTGGCTTTGAAGGCGCAGCAGGTTTGATCAGAAAATATAGAAAAAGCTCTTCCCATTCGTAGGAAGAGCTTCTTTTTTTGTCTCAATGCAAGCTAATATTGAAAGTGAATGGTCTATGTGTTAACTGCCTTTTAGTTCTCTCACTTTTTCGGCCATCCTGCCGATTCCTTCAATCATTTTGATAATGCCTTCATCGATCGTCTTTTTCCATTTCGGTGCTTCCTCTTTAATCGTTTCGGCGGCTTTGCCGACTTCTTCCTTTAGCTTTTCCGTCTGTTCGGCGATTTCTTTTTTCGAGAATAAAGAGTCGTCCTCGCCGGCCACTGTAATCCCGAAGGTGTTCTCCTTCAGGTGCGGCTTCGCTTCCTGCATAATGGCCCGGAAAAGCGGTGCAGCCCCTTGGGAGGCATTGGTCGTCAAATAATGCTCCCGGTCGGTTTTGTCGTAGCCTAACCAGACGGCGCCGGCGACTTCCGGGGTATAACCGGCGAACCATTGATCTTTCGTCCCACGGATGTCTGCGTAAGGAAGCTGGGTCGAGCCGGTTTTGCCGGCAATATCAAGGCCATTGACCTTCGCCGCTTTCCCGGTTCCGTTTTCGACGACGCCGAGGAGCATGGATGTCATTTCCTTCGCCTCTCCACGTGTCATTACCCTCGTTGATTTTTGCTTATGGCTGGCGATTTCGTTGCCCGTCGGCCCGACGATCTTGACGATGAAATGGCTGTCGTATCGCTTGCCGTTATTCGCAAAAGCAGAGTAGGCGGAAGCGAGCTGAAGCGGGGAGATGCCGTGATGCATCCCGCCAAGCGCCAGGGCCAGGTTACGGTCTTCCTTTTGAACAGGGATACCGAACTTTTCTACCGATTCCGCGCCTTTTGATACGCCGATTTCATTTAACAGCCAGACTGTCGGCACATTAAGCGATTGTTCAACTGCTTTGTACAACGGGACTTTACCTTGATAAGTCCTCGTTGCGTTCTGTGGCTTGTAGTCTCCAAACGACGTTGGTTCATCAACAAGCACGGAGTCGGCGGAATAGCCTTCCTTCAGCGCAGGTGTATAGACGGCGAGCGGTTTCATCGTCGAACCCGGCTGCGCCTTGAGTTGGGTGGCGCGGTTGAAGCCGCGGAAAACATGGTCTCCCCGGCCGCCGACGACGGCGAGTACTCCACCTGTCCTCGGCGAGACGAGAACGGCGCCGCTTTGGACAATTTCCCCGCCGCGTCCACGCGGGAAGAGCCAGCTACGGTTGTAGACATTTTCTAGTGCTGTCTGAAGGTTAGGATCTAATTCTGTATAAATACGGTATCCTCTTGTCAAAATTTCATCCTGCGTCAATCCGTATTCCCGGACCGCTTCATCGAGGACGGCATCGACATAGTAAGGAAACTTCCGCTTAATCCGCGAGCCACCGCCGTCATCCAAGTGAATCTTTTCCTTGATGGCCTTTTGATATTGCTCTTCGGTAATCTTGTTCAATTCCTTCATTTTGCCAAGAACGACATTGCGGCGCTTTAAAGCCCTGTCATAATGCTGGTAAGGATCGTATCCGCTAGGTGCCTGCAGCAGACCTGCCAGGACAGCTGCCTCGCTGATGGATACGTCCTGAATGTTTTTATTGAAGTATCTTTGCGAAGCGGTGCCGATCCCCCATGCACCGCTGCCAAAGTAAACCTGGTTCAGATACATTTCAAGAATTTCATCTTTTTTGTACACATCTTCAAGCTTGGCGGCGAGGAACAATTCCTCGGCCTTCCGGCGGTACGTCTGCTCCGGGGAAAGTAGGGCGTTCTTAGCCAGCTGCTGGGTGATCGTGCTTCCTCCGCCCGTAATCCTTCCCGCGAATAAATTACTGAAGAAAGCGCGGGCAATCCCTTTTACATCAAAGCCGTTATGTTCATAAAAACGTTCATCTTCTATAGAAGTGACAGCGTCCTTCACATGCTGCGGCATATCTTCAATCTTTGTTCCGCCGATCCGGTTCGCTGTCACTTCTGCAGTCTTCTGGCCATCGCGGTCATAAATGACGGTGGACTGGCTGAGGCCTTCCTTGAGAGAACCAACATTGGCCCTCATCGCAAGAAAGGCGAAGAACAGGATCGTAATCAATAGCGCAACAAGCGCGATGAGCAATAATATTTGAGTTAAATGCCGCTTTTTCCAAAAACGGCGGATTTTTTCCCAATAGGGATGCAATCGTTCCATATATTTCAACCTTCAATCTTTTGACATATACGTTGAGAATAACAAAAAACTGGCGAAATTCAAATGCGAACCTTCCCCTTAAATAGTAAAGTCTGGTCGGCAAGGAACTTATTTGCCAGCAAAAGGCAAAAAGGGGCTGACCATGTAGCCCCCTTAAAAACTATTAATTTTTGCGAAAAATCTCTGCGCCAATGCTTACCTGGCAGGTTCATCATTGGGCATCCAATCCTGCGCCCAACGCGCAAGCTCCTTGATTGCCGGAGTCAGACTTTTTCCTTTTTCAGTAAGAGAATACTCAACCCTGACCGGCATGCCGGGAATGGCTTTACGGGAAACGAGGCCTTCCTCTTCCAATTCCTTCAGCCTCTCAGTCAAAACCCTTGCGCTGACGGGGAGGATTGACTCCATTTCCGAAAAGCGCTGCGGCCCGTACATAAGCTGGTAAAGGATGAGACCGGTCCAGCGTTTTCCGATGAGCTGCATCGCTTTTTCAACACGGGGGCATAATTCGAACTTTTCCATCGTCTTGCTTCACCTCGATGGGACTATTATACTCTTTTTTCACGATTTTTCATTAGAAATGCGGTAACTCGAAATTTAAGCTGGGAATGGATCCGATTCTAATAAAAAAAACGGCGCCCAATCGCGGGCGCCGTCTCCGTTTCTCCTGCCGGACATTACCAGTGGTGAGCTTTCGCGTTGCTCCTCAGGATAATATCCGTTTGTGACATTTTCGTCTGGCCGTTCAGCTGTGATTTCGTGTGCTTCCGGCTTTGGAACGCCTGGTGAAAAAGACCTGATCGCGGATCTAAATAATCCTTGTAGCTCATTTTATCACCTCTATGCAGGATTTTTGAAACGCGGCACCTTTTGCTCGATGCCATTAGTTAGCTTTCCAATAAACAGGGTATATTAAAAGCTTTAATGCAAAATATCTTCGAGAACCTGGTTTTTATTTTGCAAAAAGGAGCTTAAAAGGGGTTTGTTTATAATAATTATTGCTGGCTAAAAGGAATCAATGCCAACAGGGCATTAAATTAAGCAAGATAGCACCATTCGTGTTATAGTAAAAAGAAATTTATCTGTAATGCAGTCAGGAAGGTGAGACTATGGCGAACAATTTGAAGACAAATGATAGCAGCCTGCCACTTAGGCGGGATGTGAAAATGCTTGGCAATATCCTCGGCGAGATTCTTCGTTATAACGGAGGGCAGGAGCTGTTCGAAACGGTCGAGCGGATCAGGCTTACATGCAAGGAATTGCGCGAATCGTTTGATATCGGTCAATATGAGCAGTTGAAGAAGGAAATCGGCGGGCTGAATCCGAATCTAAGGAAACAGGTCATCCGTGCCTTCGCGGCTTATTTCCATTTAATTAATATCGCTGAGCAGAACCACAGGATCCGCAGGCGGCGCGAGTATCAGCTCCGGGAAGATGCCAACACACAGCCGGGTTCAATTGAGAATGCGATCGATTCACTGAAAGAGCATGACATTACATCAGATGTCATTAAAAAGGTTCTTGATGGGATGTCACTCGAGCTCGTGATCACGGCTCATCCGACCGAGGCGACGAAACGGTCGATTCTCGAAATCCAGAAACGGATCGCTGATCTCTTGAAAAGCATGGACAACCCTCTCCATTCCAAAAAAGAACGGGAGAAAATTGAAGGAAGCCTTTACAACGAAGTATCTGCGCTCTGGCAGACAGACGAGCTCCGGGACAGGAAACCGACGGTCATCGATGAGGTCCGCAATGGACTTTATTATTTTGACCATACGTTGTTCGACGTCTTACCGGATATCCACGAAGAAGTGGAGGACTGCCTCGATGTTTACTATCCTGAAGAGCAATGGAAGGTGCCGACTTTCCTAAGGTTCGGCTCGTGGATTGGCGGCGACCGGGACGGGAATCCGAACGTAACGGCTGATGTGACATGGGAGACTTTGAAACGGCATCAGCGGCTCGTTTTGAAAAAGTACAAGGATGTTCTGGTTGAATTGATGAAGCGTTTCAGCCATTCGACACATCGGGTCAAGGTGAGTGAAGAGCTGATAGAGTCCATCGCATCGGACGAGATGAAGTTTTTGCCGGAAGAAAAGCGCTGGACGGTCGTAGAG is a genomic window containing:
- a CDS encoding alpha-amylase, producing the protein MNENRTMMQFFEWHLPADGTHWKRLKEMAPELKEIGIDSIWVPPVTKAITREDTGYAPYDLYDLGEFDQKGSVETKYGTKDQLLEAISACHENGLKVYIDVVMNHKAGADAMEKFEVVEVDGMDRNEVISEPFEIHGWTRFDFQGRADQYSSFKWNYTHFNGTDFDEKTGRTGIFRILGEHKSWSDHVDDEFGNYDYLMFANYDYDHPDVREEMINWGKWLADTTNCDGYRLDAIKHINHNFINDFVHAMNEHRGEDFYFVGEFWKPELDKSQEYLDLVDYNIDLFDVALHYKFHAASLEGRDFDLSGIFDDTLVQSHGSHAVTFVDNHDSQPHEALESWVADWFKQSAYALILLRKDGYPCVFYGDYYGIDGPEPCEGKKESIDPLLYSRKKLAYGEQDDYFDHPNTIGWVRKGLEEFEGSGCAVVISNGDDGEKRMFAGEVRAGETWKDITGNHSDEVVIEEDGWASFPVNGGSVSVWALG
- a CDS encoding SMP-30/gluconolactonase/LRE family protein, coding for MNGEVELVLDAKAVLGEGPCWDGKNGLLYWVDIEGKKLHLYKPSTGEDREVEVGEMIGAVVPREAGGVVVVLESGFYFLDPEDGKLEQITDPERDLPENRFNDGKCDPAGRFWAGTLNLNGNEKHAALYCLDTNLKVTKKLSNLSLSNGLAWSPDHRFFYLIDTPTKRVTRYRYDVETGEISDPEAIIEFLEGEGFPDGMTIDEEGNLWIAHWGGGKVTNWNPNTGDLLQTIEVPAINVTSCTFGGEELKDLYITTARNGMEETELAQFPHAGGLFKVRTSVKGMRANEFKG
- a CDS encoding transglycosylase domain-containing protein; amino-acid sequence: MERLHPYWEKIRRFWKKRHLTQILLLIALVALLITILFFAFLAMRANVGSLKEGLSQSTVIYDRDGQKTAEVTANRIGGTKIEDMPQHVKDAVTSIEDERFYEHNGFDVKGIARAFFSNLFAGRITGGGSTITQQLAKNALLSPEQTYRRKAEELFLAAKLEDVYKKDEILEMYLNQVYFGSGAWGIGTASQRYFNKNIQDVSISEAAVLAGLLQAPSGYDPYQHYDRALKRRNVVLGKMKELNKITEEQYQKAIKEKIHLDDGGGSRIKRKFPYYVDAVLDEAVREYGLTQDEILTRGYRIYTELDPNLQTALENVYNRSWLFPRGRGGEIVQSGAVLVSPRTGGVLAVVGGRGDHVFRGFNRATQLKAQPGSTMKPLAVYTPALKEGYSADSVLVDEPTSFGDYKPQNATRTYQGKVPLYKAVEQSLNVPTVWLLNEIGVSKGAESVEKFGIPVQKEDRNLALALGGMHHGISPLQLASAYSAFANNGKRYDSHFIVKIVGPTGNEIASHKQKSTRVMTRGEAKEMTSMLLGVVENGTGKAAKVNGLDIAGKTGSTQLPYADIRGTKDQWFAGYTPEVAGAVWLGYDKTDREHYLTTNASQGAAPLFRAIMQEAKPHLKENTFGITVAGEDDSLFSKKEIAEQTEKLKEEVGKAAETIKEEAPKWKKTIDEGIIKMIEGIGRMAEKVRELKGS
- a CDS encoding winged helix-turn-helix transcriptional regulator is translated as MEKFELCPRVEKAMQLIGKRWTGLILYQLMYGPQRFSEMESILPVSARVLTERLKELEEEGLVSRKAIPGMPVRVEYSLTEKGKSLTPAIKELARWAQDWMPNDEPAR
- a CDS encoding YpzG family protein; protein product: MSYKDYLDPRSGLFHQAFQSRKHTKSQLNGQTKMSQTDIILRSNAKAHHW